In Candidatus Obscuribacterales bacterium, the genomic stretch AGTGTCTCAGAGGTGACAGACAATCCGAAACCCGACATTGTAGTCGTAATGGGACGCAGGGTTGACATAGTCACGGTTTGCAGATCGACAACTCCTCGGTTTGTTGAGCCAAGATCCACCACGTAAAACGCGTATGTCTTTTTGCTCATCAGAATTCCAGACACTTCCATCCATTGGCGCGCCTTCGTAGTTATCGTGCCAAGGATCCAAACACCATTCGCACACATTTCCGTGCATGTCACACAGACCAAAGGCATTAGACACCCCAAAATATCCTACCAGCGTTGTTTCTTTGCGATATGCTTTTTGGGAAGCGTCGCCATAGGTAGAGCTTCCGTCATAGCGCACTACTTCAGGGCTCCTGGCATAGAGGTAATTGCCGTCATAATTCGCTACTTCAGGGCTTATTGTTTCGCCAAAATGGAACGGAGTTGTGGTTCCAGCTCGGCAGGCATATTCCCACTCCGCTTCGCTGGGCAGACTATAGGATCGCTTCGTGTGGATCGAGAGGCGAGCGCAAAACTCCATCGTGTCCTCCCAAGACACCCGTTCAACCGGACGCATATCACCCTTGAACTCTGAAGGAGCCGGATCTAGATCACGCTCTACCCTGGGCATCGCTGCCACGGCCCGCCACTGCTCCTGAGTGATGGGATAACGGCCCATAAAGAAGGTGGGTACGGTGACGAGATGTCGGGGTCCTTCGTTGTCTCTCCGTTCCAGTTCATCCTCTGGAGAT encodes the following:
- a CDS encoding formylglycine-generating enzyme family protein; the protein is MSLRSHITPMTQFAIHQKTKTNRRFFEDLGNDIRLEMVLIPSGTFLMGSPEDELERRDNEGPRHLVTVPTFFMGRYPITQEQWRAVAAMPRVERDLDPAPSEFKGDMRPVERVSWEDTMEFCARLSIHTKRSYSLPSEAEWEYACRAGTTTPFHFGETISPEVANYDGNYLYARSPEVVRYDGSSTYGDASQKAYRKETTLVGYFGVSNAFGLCDMHGNVCEWCLDPWHDNYEGAPMDGSVWNSDEQKDIRVLRGGSWLNKPRSCRSANRDYVNPASHYDYNVGFRIVCHL